In Streptomyces roseifaciens, a single genomic region encodes these proteins:
- a CDS encoding MFS transporter, which produces MSKSSPSGVSPPVRAGRIYYGWWLVAVMGVMTIVAYGTSQYLFGVLLNPVLDDLGGSRAGLSSAYSLSLVISAVLGIRVGRIVDRRGARAVLTAGCVVSALSLLGLAASHDLPSFYVVWSVGIGTSMALTLYPVTFIVVTNWFDRRRGSAMALLTTLGGLASPLFIPLVGWLIAHGSWRTSLVVLAVCQLAMAPVGALFVRRRPEDLGLRPDGVGDAAPAGDTAAPGGHSTREALGTPAFWCLTAAGCAGMLVAGALMVHQIPYMISRGMSPVTASTVAGITGLASIPARLVLNLLAERVESRHLLSLSLAVMALSTVVLCFARNTWAFVVFALLFGAGYGGFNPLRATALADQFGRSHFGGIQAWKNAAVLPFSAAGPTLVGYLIDINHTYLPGLLTIAAFAVLAVAASGFTPAPRPPRPLELRRSSALRR; this is translated from the coding sequence GTGTCCAAGTCTTCCCCGTCGGGAGTTTCCCCTCCCGTCCGTGCCGGAAGGATCTATTACGGCTGGTGGCTCGTCGCCGTCATGGGCGTGATGACGATCGTCGCGTACGGCACGAGCCAGTACCTCTTCGGCGTGCTCCTCAACCCCGTGCTGGACGACCTCGGAGGCTCACGCGCGGGCCTGTCCTCCGCGTACTCCCTGTCCCTGGTCATCTCAGCGGTCCTGGGCATCCGGGTCGGCCGGATCGTGGACCGTCGTGGGGCCCGCGCGGTGCTCACGGCCGGGTGCGTCGTCAGCGCCCTGTCCCTGCTCGGCCTCGCCGCCAGCCATGACCTCCCGTCCTTCTACGTGGTCTGGTCCGTGGGCATCGGCACGTCCATGGCGCTGACGCTCTATCCCGTCACCTTCATCGTCGTCACCAACTGGTTCGACCGCCGACGGGGCTCGGCCATGGCCCTGCTGACCACGCTCGGCGGCCTGGCCTCCCCCCTGTTCATCCCCCTGGTCGGCTGGCTGATCGCCCACGGATCCTGGCGCACGAGCCTGGTCGTCCTCGCCGTGTGCCAGCTCGCCATGGCCCCGGTCGGCGCGCTCTTCGTCCGGCGCCGGCCGGAGGACCTCGGCCTGCGGCCGGACGGGGTCGGCGACGCAGCGCCCGCGGGCGACACCGCGGCACCAGGGGGTCACTCCACTCGCGAAGCGTTGGGCACCCCCGCGTTCTGGTGCCTGACGGCGGCGGGGTGTGCCGGAATGCTCGTCGCCGGCGCACTGATGGTGCACCAGATCCCGTACATGATCTCCCGGGGCATGTCCCCGGTCACGGCGTCGACAGTCGCCGGCATCACCGGCCTCGCCAGCATCCCCGCCCGCCTGGTGCTCAATCTGCTCGCAGAGCGTGTGGAGAGCCGGCACCTGCTGAGCCTGTCCCTGGCCGTCATGGCACTGTCCACCGTAGTGCTGTGCTTCGCCCGCAACACCTGGGCGTTCGTCGTGTTCGCGCTGCTCTTCGGCGCCGGATACGGAGGATTCAACCCGCTGCGTGCCACCGCGCTCGCCGACCAGTTCGGCCGGAGTCACTTCGGCGGGATCCAGGCGTGGAAGAACGCGGCCGTACTGCCCTTCTCCGCCGCCGGACCGACCCTGGTCGGCTACCTGATCGACATCAACCACACCTACCTGCCGGGTCTGCTGACGATCGCCGCCTTCGCTGTCCTGGCTGTTGCGGCCAGTGGTTTCACACCGGCTCCACGACCGCCTCGACCGCTCGAGCTGCGGCGTTCCTCGGCACTGCGGCGTTGA